TTAATTCGCGCTGACCTCAGTCGCGCGGATCTATTCGAGGCTAACCTCAGCAGCGCCGACCTGCGAGAAGCAACACTGCGCCAAGCAAATCTCCGACGCGCCAACTTGAGTGAAGCAACCTTGAGAGGCGCTTCCCTCACAGGAGCCAACTTAGAACAAGCTAATTTAAACGTCTCTGACCTAGGTCGTACAGACCTCAGTGGGGCAAATTTGCGAGATGCTGAACTCAGACAGGCAAATCTCAGCCATGCTAACCTCAGTGGAGCAGACCTGAGTGGCGCCAATCTCCGGTGGGTAGATTTGGTGGGAGCAAATCTCAGGTGGGCAGATTTAAGCGGTGCTAAATTAAGTGGAGCTAACTTAATTGGAGCAGATTTAAGCAATGCGAATTTAACCAATGCCAGTTTAGTACACGCCAATTTAACTCAGGCAAAATTAATTAAAGCCGAATGGGTAGGCGCCGACTTAACTGGCGCAGTTTTAACTGGAGCCAAACTTTACGCCACCTCCAGATTTGGCTTAAAAACCGAAGGTATAACTTGTGAATGGGTTGACCTCAGTCCCACAGGCGATCGCTCCATCATCCAAAAGTTTAACTCAGAAGACTCACGAGACTTTTTTAATGAGACCCCGCCCACAATCCGCATTATCGTTGATGCCGCCCTAGAACACGAAGCAAATTTTGCCCTTGCTGGCGCATATTACCAAATTTTCCGCGAATACTCGAGGCTGAGACAACCGCCCACCACTGAAATCGGGCGTCGTCGGACTATATTTACCTTCCGCGTGGATAGCGACGAAGCTTTATTTCCCAGTGCTTATCTGGCGATTCTACCCTTTCGAGATAGCGCTAACACACAACAAAATATTCACGCCGTGCTGGAAATGATCACCAGCGAAGATATATCTCAATTGGGGCTAAAAACACCCCATCTGGTGCAGGAATTAAATACTTTGATCGAGCAAGCTAAGAATCAAGCTCAGATGATTCAACAAATGGAAAAAAATTTGGCAATAACAGCAAAATTAAACTTCTTCAAGGCACCCACCCAGACAATATTGACAAATTCCAGAGCGCAAACTTTGATTATCTATGATCACCCCAGCTTTGGTAAACGATTTATTAACCGCCCTGATAGCAATACATCCTTAATTGATGATATATCTAATAAATCTGCCAACTTGATACTGCCTTCGTTAAATATGGTGATTGATTTTGTCAAAACTTTT
The Gloeotrichia echinulata CP02 DNA segment above includes these coding regions:
- a CDS encoding pentapeptide repeat-containing protein codes for the protein MTVEELLEQYAAGMLDFTGVDLSEANLSSAKLSGANLSEANLSVVNLSGANLTEANLSYAKLNVARLSGAHLANTNLNNASLNVANLIRADLNRAQLRGASLIRSELIRADLSRADLFEANLSSADLREATLRQANLRRANLSEATLRGASLTGANLEQANLNVSDLGRTDLSGANLRDAELRQANLSHANLSGADLSGANLRWVDLVGANLRWADLSGAKLSGANLIGADLSNANLTNASLVHANLTQAKLIKAEWVGADLTGAVLTGAKLYATSRFGLKTEGITCEWVDLSPTGDRSIIQKFNSEDSRDFFNETPPTIRIIVDAALEHEANFALAGAYYQIFREYSRLRQPPTTEIGRRRTIFTFRVDSDEALFPSAYLAILPFRDSANTQQNIHAVLEMITSEDISQLGLKTPHLVQELNTLIEQAKNQAQMIQQMEKNLAITAKLNFFKAPTQTILTNSRAQTLIIYDHPSFGKRFINRPDSNTSLIDDISNKSANLILPSLNMVIDFVKTFHYLE